The following DNA comes from Deltaproteobacteria bacterium.
GTATCCGGGTGTCTTCAGCCACGGGCAGCCACCCTCTCCTTCCCGCCCTTGGCCTTTTCCCGGTCGATCTGCTCCTTGGTCTTCCGGAGGACGGGGTGATCCACCGTGATCAGCGCCAGCACACCTTCGACAAGCTTCGGCCGGCTCAGGTAGTAGCACCGCACCGCGCCATCCTGGGCGAAATCCACGAGCCTGGCGTTTCGAAGAACAGTGAGGTGCTGGGAGATGTTGACCTGGGTGACGGGAAGGATATCCTCCATATCCGTCACGCACCGCGTCCCCTTGTGCAACTCGGCCAAAATCTGGAGGCGGGTTGGGTGCGAGAAGGCCTTGAGAAGTTCCGCCTGTTCGTA
Coding sequences within:
- a CDS encoding metalloregulator ArsR/SmtB family transcription factor — translated: MDPDRAYEQAELLKAFSHPTRLQILAELHKGTRCVTDMEDILPVTQVNISQHLTVLRNARLVDFAQDGAVRCYYLSRPKLVEGVLALITVDHPVLRKTKEQIDREKAKGGKERVAARG